CGCTCTTTCCCTCCTTTGCGCGGAGGGGCTTGTCCCGGCGGACGCCCTGGGGAACTACCTGGTCGGGGGAGAGCTCTCTCTCGACGGTTCCGTCAAGCCGGTGCGGGGCGTCCTTTCCCAGGCCCTCCTCGCGCGGCAGACCCGGCTTCCCGGGATCATCGTCCCGTCCGACAATTACGAGGAAGCCACGCTCGTGCCCGGCCTGACGGTCATCCCCGCGGAGACGCTTCGAGACGCGGCGGCGGCCCTGTCCGGGGAAATTCAACGACCGCGGGAAAAACGAGGGGGGGCGCCCCTCGACGCCGGTGAGCCCCGCGGGCCGGACCTTCGGGATGTCGTCGGACAGCCGGTGGGGCGAAGGGCCCTGGAGATCGCGGCCGCCGGGGGCCATGC
This genomic window from Candidatus Deferrimicrobiaceae bacterium contains:
- a CDS encoding magnesium chelatase domain-containing protein; this translates as MLVRVLASTIAGIDAVPVEVETDISKGLPSLTIVGLPGGAVRESADRVRAAIRNSGLPYPGRKITINLAPADLRKDGALLDLPIALSLLCAEGLVPADALGNYLVGGELSLDGSVKPVRGVLSQALLARQTRLPGIIVPSDNYEEATLVPGLTVIPAETLRDAAAALSGEIQRPREKRGGAPLDAGEPRGPDLRDVVGQPVGRRALEIAAAGGHA